A genomic stretch from Enterobacter dykesii includes:
- a CDS encoding CMD domain-containing protein, whose product MEQRRFSGKGHWYHETQSNHAQTDVLPLVPEAANVDDRFLLDLALPDEIVAACTGWLTPARALCHQLFPLSIPVNRLHTLSAYDRLSTALTVAQACGVQRLCNHYAALLAPLPGPDSSRESNRRLAQITQYARQLSSSPDVIDDKAQNQLDEVGLSIYDIVVINQIIGFIGFQARVVAVFQALLGHPVRWLPGHHIQPHTLPASHAAWVPLLPVVELRYASAHQLESLSRWQAEPALEALTPVLCHEPSLLDLTGEILLNTRDAIPLTSPALSAAVELLTRSPDRFSAAQFTPLTDQGLPGEHAIMLLTRSAFDGWLNRLKVAFGKEE is encoded by the coding sequence ATGGAACAACGCCGTTTTTCCGGCAAAGGCCACTGGTATCACGAGACCCAGTCGAACCACGCGCAGACGGATGTTCTGCCTCTGGTGCCCGAAGCCGCTAACGTCGACGATCGTTTTTTGCTCGATTTAGCCCTGCCTGATGAGATTGTCGCCGCCTGTACTGGCTGGCTTACCCCTGCCAGAGCCTTGTGCCACCAGCTGTTTCCGCTCTCGATTCCCGTGAACCGCCTGCATACGCTCAGCGCATACGATCGGCTCAGCACCGCGCTAACGGTCGCCCAGGCCTGTGGTGTTCAGCGGCTTTGTAACCATTACGCCGCCCTCCTCGCCCCGCTTCCCGGCCCGGACTCCTCGCGCGAAAGTAACCGACGTCTGGCGCAAATTACGCAGTATGCCCGCCAGCTTTCCAGCTCCCCTGATGTTATTGATGACAAAGCGCAGAACCAGCTTGATGAGGTTGGTCTGTCAATCTATGACATTGTGGTGATTAACCAGATTATCGGCTTTATCGGCTTTCAGGCGCGCGTGGTCGCGGTTTTTCAGGCGCTGTTAGGACACCCCGTTCGCTGGTTGCCGGGCCATCATATTCAGCCGCACACGCTGCCCGCGAGCCACGCCGCCTGGGTTCCGCTTTTGCCCGTCGTCGAGCTGCGCTATGCGAGCGCGCATCAGCTTGAGTCGCTGTCCCGCTGGCAGGCAGAACCCGCGCTGGAGGCCCTGACGCCGGTCCTTTGCCACGAGCCGTCGCTGCTCGACCTGACCGGAGAGATCCTGTTAAACACCCGCGACGCGATCCCGCTGACGTCCCCCGCACTTTCGGCGGCGGTCGAACTGCTGACGCGCTCTCCGGACCGCTTCAGCGCCGCGCAGTTTACCCCGCTCACGGATCAGGGGCTCCCCGGCGAACATGCCATCATGCTGCTTACCCGGAGC